A DNA window from Centroberyx gerrardi isolate f3 chromosome 3, fCenGer3.hap1.cur.20231027, whole genome shotgun sequence contains the following coding sequences:
- the clockb gene encoding clock circadian regulator b gives MTSSIGDDCSIFDGLMEEDEKDKAKRVSRNKSEKKRRDQFNVLIKELGTMLPGNTRKMDKSTILQKSIDFLCKHKEIAAQSESSEIRQDWKPPFLSNEEFTQLMLEALDGFFIAIMTDGNILYVSESVTSLLEHLPADLVDQNLLNFLPLGEHSDVYKALSTHPSDQESLGSDYLKSKNQMEFCCHMLRGTIDPKEPPVYEYVKFIGNFKSLNNVPNVTRNGLAGVLQRSLQPAFDDQVCFVATVRLAKPQFIKEMCTVEEPNEEFTSRHSLEWKFLFLDHRAPPIIGYLPFEVLGTSGYDYYHVDDLETLAKCHEHLMQYGKGKSCYYRFLTKGQQWIWLQTHYYITYHQWNSRPEFIVCTHTVVSYAEVRAEQRRELGIEESTPEVNVDKSQDSGSESQLNTSSLKEALERFDHSRTASTSSRSSRKSSSHVSDNTCTSSKLHMDTATPPRQSLASTMEMTSQRRSSISSQSMSSQTTGQSVTPGMINQQQQQQQQQQPQQLQTNVQPVMEFSAQVNAMQHLKEQLEQRTRMIQANIQRQQDELRQIQEQLQRVQGQGIQMFVQQPGGAMNVQLPQVGSVQQTTTLTNQVQQTAINTVHSGTQQLTIQQQAPPPQQSLQQQTNTLTQPQRQPQQPPQAQPQSQGSVSAPLYNTMMISQPGQPNLLQISTSLPQSNTQQGTTVATFTQDRQIRFPAGQQLVTKLVTAPMACGAVMVPTSMFMGQVVTAYNPFGGQQQGGQTQTLTLQPAQPQQAQPDAQNQTAVVAQSGQQGQQQQQQFLQGTRLLHGNQSTQLILQAAFPLQQQGTFTQATHQQQQPQQQQQQQRQQQQQQQQQSHHQRHQQQLKPQPQKQQKASSSHRTDSVSSQPQ, from the exons ATGACATCTAGCATAGG GGATGATTGTAGCATCTTTGATGGGTTGATGGAAGAAGATGAAAAGGACAAAGCAAAACG TGTGTCTCGCAACAAGTCTGAGAAGAAACGGAGAGACCAGTTCAATGTCCTCATCAAGGAACTTGGCACgatgttgccaggcaacacCAGGAAGATGGACAAGTCCACCATCCTGCAGAAAAGCATCGacttcctgtgtaaacacaAAG AGATTGCAGCCCAGTCGGAGTCCAGTGAAATCAGGCAGGACTGGAAGCCTCCATTTCTTAGCAACGAGGAGTTCACCCAGCTCATGCTGGAG GCTCTGGATGGGTTCTTCATAGCAATAATGACCGATGGGAACATCCTCTACGTCTCTGAGAGCGTCACCTCACTGCTAGAGCACCTACCG GCGGACTTGGTGGACCAGAACCTGTTAAACTTCCTGCCACTTGGGGAACACTCCGACGTGTACAAGGCTCTGTCCACACACCCCTCCGACCAAGAGAGCCTTGGCTCCGACTACCTAAAGA GTAAGAACCAGATGGAGTTCTGCTGTCACATGCTGCGAGGGACCATTGACCCCAAAGAGCCCCCTGTATATGAATATGTTAAATTCATTGGCAACTTCAAGTCACTCAACAATG TTCCCAACGTGACGAGGAACGGTCTGGCAGGGGTGCTACAGCGGTCGCTACAGCCTGCCTTCGATGACCAGGTCTGCTTTGTAGCTACTGTCCGGCTGGCCAAGCCTCAGTTTATCAAG GAGATGTGTACAGTGGAGGAGCCCAATGAAGAGTTCACCTCCAGACACAGTCTAGAGTGGAAGTTCCTCTTCTTAGACcacag AGCTCCACCAATCATAGGCTACCTGCCTTTTGAGGTTCTGGGAACATCAGGGTACGACTATTACCATGTGGACGACCTGGAGACACTAGCCAAGTGTCATGAACACT TGATGCAGTATGGTAAAGGGAAGTCATGCTACTACCGTTTTCTGACGAAGGGTCAACAGTGGATCTGGCTCCAGACACACTACTACATCACCTACCACCAGTGGAACTCCCGGCCCGAGTTTAttgtctgtacacacacagttgtCAG CTATGCAGAGGTGAGGGCAGAACAGCGCAGAGAGCTGGGCATCGAAGAGTCTACCCCAGAGGTCAATGTGGATAAG AGCCAGGACTCTGGTTCGGAGTCCCAACTGAACACGTCCAGCCTGAAGGAGGCACTGGAGCGCTTCGACCACAGCCGAACAGCCTCAACATCCTCACGCAGTTCCCGCAAGTCCTCATCGCATGTCTCTGACAACACTTGCACTT CCTCCAAGCTACATATGGACACGGCCACACCCCCCCGGCAATCATTGGCCTCCACCATGGAGATGACATCGCAGCGTCGCTCATCCATCAGCAGCCAG TCTATGAGCTCGCAGACCACAGGGCAGAGTGTAACCCCAGGCATGATcaaccaacagcagcagcagcagcagcaacaacaaccacagcagcTACAAACAAACGTACAG CCAGTGATGGAGTTCTCGGCCCAGGTGAACGCCATGCAGCACCTAAAGGAGCAACTGGAGCAGAGGACCAGGATGATCCAGGCCAACATCCAGCGGCAGCAGGACGAGCTCAGACAAATCcaggagcagctgcagagagTCCAGGGACAGGGCATACAG ATGTTCGTGCAGCAGCCGGGCGGCGCGATGAACGTCCAGCTGCCTCAGGTGGGGTCGGTCCAGCAGACGACTACTCTGACCAACCAGGTGCAGCAGACAGCCATAAACACCGTCCATTCAGGAACTCAGCAGCTCACCATCCAGCAGCAGGCTCCACCCCCTCAGCAGAGCTTACAGCAGCAGACCAACACCCTCACACAG CCCCAGCGCCAGCCCCAGCAGCCGCCCCAGGCTCAGCCCCAGTCCCAGGGCTCAGTATCTGCCCCGCTCTACAACACCATGATGATTTCCCAGCCAGGACAGCCCAACCTGCTGCAGATCAGCACCAGCCTGCCGCAGAGCAACACACAGCAAGGCACAACCGTGGCCACCTTCACACAGGACCGACAGATCCG gttCCCAGCAGGGCAGCAGCTGGTGACTAAGCTGGTGACGGCTCCAATGGCGTGTGGCGCAGTCATGGTGCCCACCTCCATGTTCATGGGACAGGTGGTCACCGCATACAACCCCTTCGGAGGGCAACAG CAGGGGGGGCAGACCCAGACCCTGACCCTGCAACCGGCCCAACCCCAACAAGCTCAGCCCGACGCCCAAAACCAGACAGCTGTAGTGGCCCAGAGTGGCCAGCAggggcagcagcaacagcagcagttcctACAG GGCACCCGCCTCCTCCATGGTAACCAGTCCACCCAGCTGATCCTGCAGGCGGCTTTCCCACTCCAACAACAGGGCACCTTCACCCAGGCAACGCACCAACAACAGCaaccacagcaacagcagcaacagcaaaggcaacagcagcaacaacagcaacaacaatctCACCACCAGAGgcaccagcagcagctgaaACCCCAGCCCCAGAAACAGCAGAAAGCCTCATCCTCACACAGGACTGACAGTGTCAGCAGCCAGCCACAGTAA
- the exoc1l gene encoding exocyst complex component 1-like, which yields MSSLLKEEMQRVLFRPEGQRLVEFIEIEEPSQGRHFLCVSVLKNKAVQLCIVRCQKSQQSSKSASKKSQTKRSTFQDSYKRTEVWSLQDLNLVDGRDPDVDDPCFLLHFDKVRSVTAITCSAKYALVRALVALSDQHCQRALTLRNFDWAYITPTSFYSNRGDCVVLMQICFYAFNLVCLSMCPVPLD from the exons ATGTCGTCCCTGCtgaaggaggagatgcagagaGTTCTGTTCCGACCCGAAGGACAGAGGCTGGTGGAGTTCATAGAGATTGAAGAGCCGTCGCAGGGAAGACATTTCCTCTGTGTCTCAG TTTTGAAGAACAAAGCTGTGCAGCTGTGTATAGTGAGATGTCAGAAGTCTCAGCAATCCTCAAAGTCCGCATCCAAGAAGTCCCAGACCAAGCGCTCCACTTTTCAGGACTCCTACAAGAGGACAGAGGTCTGGTCCCTGCAAGACCTGAATCTTGTGGATGGACGGGACCCCGATGTG GACGACCCGTGCTTCCTGCTGCACTTTGACAAGGTGCGTTCAGTGACCGCCATCACCTGCTCGGCCAAATACGCCCTGGTGCGCGCCCTGGTGGCTCTGAGCGACCAGCACTGTCAGAGGGCGCTGACCCTGCGGAACTTTGACTGGGCCTACATCACGCCCACCTCCTTCTACTCCAACAGAGGAGACTGTGTGGTTCTAATGCAGATCTGCTTCTACGCATTCAACCTGGTGTGTCTGTCCATGTGCCCCGTGCCCCTCGACTGA